GACCACCATTAGTGTTAACTTTTTTTCTGCCTGGCTTCAACTGCCTCACCATTTGAATAGCAGTCCATAGTGAAGTCTAACCCAATAGCATAGCATTTATGTGTTACCTGTTGGTTTAGAAAGCTTTCTAAGGATGCTACAAATATGGTGGTTTCTGAGCAAATACAGGCCGAGTTGTTCATTCTCAGACTATCTCGCAATAGTGGTGTGCTTGGACTTGCTGGCATGGCATTTACTTCCCAAACTTTCTCCTCAAGCAAGCATTTGTATGATGAAGGTTCAAATAATGAAGGCATACTTATAGTGCGGCCACTCCTGCATTTTTCTAAGGAAGATATGTACAAGGTTGTAGGTGAAAAAGATGtggaaaaattttttttcttgctGATACTGTTGCCGCTATAATTTTATTGTtttacaattgaaataatattagCATCCGTTGGTAATCTTTTCCAGGTATGTCAAGTGGGCGGCCAAGACTGGGTTGATGATCCAACAAATCAAAGCCTATTATATGCTCGCAATAGGATTCGGATGTCACTAAGAAGTTTGTCATCATGTTGGTACAAGTGACACTTACAATAGTTAGGATttaattttattgtataattATGTGTCTTTAAGGTATCAGATTTTTTTAATATCTTGATGTTTTCTTTCAAAGAATGACAGTAGATTGAATTTATTTGCTTAGCTGATGTCATTGTGGTGTTGTGTGGATTCTTTCCTGATATGGGGATTACCATCTCGACTTTCCTTAATGCAAACGCAAACTTAACATTCTCAAATAACTAGCTCTTATTTCCAGATACCTTCAAGTCTGAACTGCAAGCAGTAATTTCTGCCTGTCGAAAAACACGTGCCTTTGTTGAccaattttgttttaatttgataaaTCAGGCTCTGACCATTGTGCATGTAAGAATACTTGACCATTGGACACCAATATCTTTAATGCCTACTTTTAGATTTAACTTTCTGTCTTTCCCAATTCCCAGTGGTTATCATATGATTAACAATTTctgttcttcttccttttcttttgaTGTGGTTGGGGCCTGCAATTGCTACAGCAGCAGGGATATGCCATTATTGATTTAGAGATTCTTAATCCATCAAAAATTGTGGATTTATGCCTGGCAAAGTTCATAGCCCTGGTCTTGCAGGTAGTAATTTAATAGGTTTTCTAACCCATTTGATTACTTTACTGAATTTAATTCTGATATAGAATCATTTGGAAGCACTCTCTGATGTTGATGTTGTTTAATCTAAACTTGTCAGTTTGTCTCTCAAAGGCAGAGGCCAGTTAGAGGTCGTACTTCAAAATTGTTGTTGGACTACATTCGGACTTTCCCATGCAAGGTACATCTATTTTTACCTGTATTTTGCTTACAATTCTATGCAATTATATGCTGGCTTCTTCTTTGTTGCAATTTGCTGAAGTTTGTAAACAGTTCAGACACAGTCATGCCTTGCTCTTACAACTTATACTAGCTAATTTGTTATAAATATAATTGTTTaagatctcaatctcaatcatgaAGTCATGGAAGGGACCTTGCAGCAGTGTCTCCTTGGTTCCTTTTTCTCTATTCTGTCAATTTTAATTTGAACTAGGACTCATATGACAACTTCACAAAAATGTAGAGGATTGTGTCTTGTTCTCCAATCCTACAAGCTACAACCCTGATTGACTGAACACACTGGGAAATAACTGTTCAACAAACAAAAATTCCTTTTGGTGGAAAATTTTCCTAGTAAAGagaatacaaaaaaaattaatggaatttcttaATCTATATATTTTATCATTATGCTTCCATGGTTTAGACTGAAGCCACATGCATAAatgtttctttaaaaaaaaaattatcttcaaAGAATCTACTTCCAAATTTATTGTTttgttaatttattttgataactACTTCTCCTCCATTTGACATTCTGCAGACCTCTCTTACAGCAGCTGGGTGTTACCTTTGTCCAGCTACTGGGTCAAGGGGAACCAAAATCTTAGTTTGCTGCTCTGTTGATTGTCCCCTGCCTTCGAAAACGGTACCGACTTGCATTCATTCTGTTGGGGAAAGGAAGTGGTATGTCCCATGTGAGTTAGAGCAAATTATATCTGATGGAAAATTGAATTCAGACCACTTTGTTCCTGATGCATCAGATGTGTATTTTTTGGACTCTTCATCTGATACAGTCCTAACTGAAGCCAAAAGGCTTAATATTATCAGTGAGTCAACCTATAAGAATATTCTTCTGTTGCAGAGGGATGAAATCAAATATTTCAAGGCCAGAATAGAAGATAATGTTGAATCTGAGACTCAGTCAAAGGATGAGGTTGAACATGCAACTACATCTTTAAGTGAACCACTTAGACCTGGGCAAATATGCTATTTCATGAACAGATTCTTAGTCACTTGGAAACTGAGCAAGAATATTCCTGTTAGTGCTGTTCCTGAGAGAAGTTACTGTGATTGGGATTTGGGAGGGGAAAGTTGGTATCATCATCTTTGGTCTTGTACACTCAGTCATGATATGGTTGTTGAGGTGAGACACATGATTGAAACCGACTGGCTTTATCTTGCTAAGTTGTTGAAGTGTGCAAGTTTGGATAATTTACAACAGCAAAGAATTTGTACAGCGTGTGAAAGGGAACAATCAACAGAGAAGAGAAATCTCTATTTAGATTATTTAAGGTTCTCAGCAGAAAGAGCTCTCAAGATGTTGAAATCTACTCCAGTTGCTGCCAGAAGAAGTCTACCTGTCCTAGTCAATAATCAAGGATTGTTACTAAGCATCCCAGTAAGTtgatctctttagcagctatccTTTCTAATTGAAAGTGGCTTTCTATTCATATTGACATCCAACTAAAATTTTTGTAATCTACCCTGTTGCCTGTTGGTTGGTTTTCTTTTTACCTAACTCATTTCTAAATTTAACATTGTCATTACATTTTCAACGTTTACTTTGGTAGCTTTTCCTTCTGAAACTTGATAATCCTGTATTTTCAGAGCATTGGCTTCAAGAATTGTCCTTGTTTGACGGTCTCATGTGTATTCAAACCAAGAGTACCACTCGGGGGGGGCCATAGTTCATTTATGTTGCCTGTAATTTCAGTGAAGTAGATGTATTCTGTGGAGCCATTGATTGTTGTATTTTTCCCCAACTTGTATCAAGTCATCTTCAAAAGTGTAACTTCTCAGCTTGTTATCTTTATGGTTTCCATCTTCTTCACGCTCGTTCCATAAAGAAAAGGGGGCCGCACTCCACCTACTTATTTTTCCACTCTATATTTGTTATTTTGTAGATTGAATTAACAAAATTATTCTTAAATATAAGATTTAACgtataataattgtttaaattatcCATATTCTCCTTAtattaaactataatttaaaagttATTCTCTTTTTAGTCATCAAGATATAAACACGCATATTAAAATCGAATAAAAAATcaactaattataaattataaaaaaaaatactaaaggTGTACCATTTTTAAACttatagaaaaaaaattaagaaaattttggagaaaaacaaatcaatatcagtataataataataataataataataataataataatgtgtgaaataaaaataaaaattatgaaaaaaattcaATAGATTTGATGCAATTAATATGATTATACGCTTACTACAAAAAAATCTTTtggttatattatttttttaccaAATTTATACTTGTATTTTTACCATCTCGAattttgaaataattattttatttgtaattatataatttttgacTGGTTTGACAGGTTcaagaggggccatatgatgttgatgagatgtagATATGGAAGATGTGATTTAAAAGTATTATTTGGATCATTTTGCAGATttgataggtcctaggtatagagggAATTTTGTCGGATTTTTGttacaacttagggtgtctttggttctttttaagcttatattgagtcaattgtattaaataattataatataattgtcaggtgagccaggacaatctttctcctctgcccagccaccacagtgacatCGGTTCacgtctatgagtaaaatattaattttaatttaatttcaatatatttatatgttcaggcatatcaatgcatcacttataaatatatatctatgtagttaaacactaggcacgttttatattgtattcttaattgatgaaatgCTATGGATGTtttatgataatttggagcagtgagcGTGTGTTGGCTTGCATGTggtgtatggtattggatatggacaagaCAGATAGACACGGAtgaagcttgactcgctgggactcgatccttttatggataagtcggggtaggcatggCTCGACATGATCTCCCTAGCCCCTGCATTTGgtctattaagtgaaagtccagcttgagatgtactcgctggcagaggttagattaagagagttgtatagatgattagctcccatatatgtactatttgaatattatatgggtgtgtgagtgctccaaattacctctgTGTTAttcatgatgtgatttgtatgaaaactatgaaggtgTTAAATTCCATTCTTTAGAATACATTAgccttagatagctatagaaactaTACTTGAAATCAGTATTTTACTTTCTGAGtaaaacgctcactcctgttcacctatttttccaaGATAAAAGAGGTCCTTTATTGAGTTTAACCTGCTCTCTTTTTCGTAGGTCTATTATTGGCATTTAATTGTATTTTGTTCTCTTATTTTgttctagaactctgcatgtattattattattagtaatgTACTCATTTGGATTTGTTATGTATGTATTAACTAGAATTGTAAGCATGATATATGAGTATGCGTGAATGATCATTGAGTTGaatgaggaagctgagctcccatttaaaaTAGTATTGTTatgagtatatggagggtgagctgagctcaccaaattgttatatatattatGCTTACAGGTAGGGTAAGTTAAAAACTCCTCATTGGATGGTTCatattatggccagactctgtcttgttgatttcttgaaattaggctCAATATGAGCCTTAAGATTGGGTTAAAGAATAATTAGGCTTATTATGTgtctcgagggctttaggctggcccaagtcccAGTGTCAGTCCGGCCCATAAGTTAGATTATGGCAAGTATGATATCAGAGCAAAgtggggatggcgatacgtaacgcctatgattcttgggaactctcacacGTGAACTATGGCGAAGCGTGGCTCTCCGCCTAGGGGCTTGCAAGGACGACGATACGTAATGCCTACAAGTGCTCTAATAGGTACCCTTATTTGCCACCAAAGACAATGaattatggtatcagagcttaggctccagattcatgagAAGTACATATCTAAAACTTTAAGAAGAGTCTAATTAGggggtcacatgcggagtattgAATTCTGTTTCATCTTCTTCTGTAATTCCTTGCTTCTAGATTCTGTATTATTTCTCAGTTAATATAAGAGTGCTTTAGTtaatgtcttgattttcgtggagtacatagagatGTAAAGTAGAGTTAGAAGATGTGTTAAGGTCTGCCATGGAATACCTACTCCAAAAAATGCATTGACccttatatgactgtaagatataattggaggtatggagctgaat
The sequence above is a segment of the Hevea brasiliensis isolate MT/VB/25A 57/8 chromosome 11, ASM3005281v1, whole genome shotgun sequence genome. Coding sequences within it:
- the LOC110671794 gene encoding uncharacterized protein LOC110671794 isoform X3 produces the protein MTRKLSKDATNMVVSEQIQAELFILRLSRNSGVLGLAGMAFTSQTFSSSKHLYDEGSNNEGILIVRPLLHFSKEDMYKVCQVGGQDWVDDPTNQSLLYARNRIRMSLRSLSSYTFKSELQAVISACRKTRAFVDQFCFNLINQALTIVHQGYAIIDLEILNPSKIVDLCLAKFIALVLQFVSQRQRPVRGRTSKLLLDYIRTFPCKTSLTAAGCYLCPATGSRGTKILVCCSVDCPLPSKTVPTCIHSVGERKWYVPCELEQIISDGKLNSDHFVPDASDVYFLDSSSDTVLTEAKRLNIISESTYKNILLLQRDEIKYFKARIEDNVESETQSKDEVEHATTSLSEPLRPGQICYFMNRFLVTWKLSKNIPVSAVPERSYCDWDLGGESWYHHLWSCTLSHDMVVEVRHMIETDWLYLAKLLKCASLDNLQQQRICTACEREQSTEKRNLYLDYLRFSAERALKMLKSTPVAARRSLPVLVNNQGLLLSIPSIGFKNCPCLTVSCVFKPRVPLGGGHSSFMLPVISVK
- the LOC110671794 gene encoding uncharacterized protein LOC110671794 isoform X1 — translated: MARGFILSSQSKATTTSFITRVRLSPPICQKLIFMSPPPLCYLLRLPPNVTPTRSFCCKSSLAQDQIDVAKYKEAFSRQMAVAGLKRHHRIAIGVSGGPDSIALCFLTAAWKTECPHVVSQSGGFIDGLLAIVVDHGLRAESKEEARIVSRRVSEMGIRCEIAYCSWSDGRPKQGHLQEEARDMRYQKLQNICMQHRIGVLLIAHHADDQAELFILRLSRNSGVLGLAGMAFTSQTFSSSKHLYDEGSNNEGILIVRPLLHFSKEDMYKVCQVGGQDWVDDPTNQSLLYARNRIRMSLRSLSSYTFKSELQAVISACRKTRAFVDQFCFNLINQALTIVHQQGYAIIDLEILNPSKIVDLCLAKFIALVLQFVSQRQRPVRGRTSKLLLDYIRTFPCKTSLTAAGCYLCPATGSRGTKILVCCSVDCPLPSKTVPTCIHSVGERKWYVPCELEQIISDGKLNSDHFVPDASDVYFLDSSSDTVLTEAKRLNIISESTYKNILLLQRDEIKYFKARIEDNVESETQSKDEVEHATTSLSEPLRPGQICYFMNRFLVTWKLSKNIPVSAVPERSYCDWDLGGESWYHHLWSCTLSHDMVVEVRHMIETDWLYLAKLLKCASLDNLQQQRICTACEREQSTEKRNLYLDYLRFSAERALKMLKSTPVAARRSLPVLVNNQGLLLSIPSIGFKNCPCLTVSCVFKPRVPLGGGHSSFMLPVISVK
- the LOC110671794 gene encoding uncharacterized protein LOC110671794 isoform X2; this encodes MARGFILSSQSKATTTSFITRVRLSPPICQKLIFMSPPPLCYLLRLPPNVTPTRSFCCKSSLAQDQIDVAKYKEAFSRQMAVAGLKRHHRIAIGVSGGPDSIALCFLTAAWKTECPHVVSQSGGFIDGLLAIVVDHGLRAESKEEARIVSRRVSEMGIRCEIAYCSWSDGRPKQGHLQEEARDMRYQKLQNICMQHRIGVLLIAHHADDQAELFILRLSRNSGVLGLAGMAFTSQTFSSSKHLYDEGSNNEGILIVRPLLHFSKEDMYKVCQVGGQDWVDDPTNQSLLYARNRIRMSLRSLSSYTFKSELQAVISACRKTRAFVDQFCFNLINQALTIVHQGYAIIDLEILNPSKIVDLCLAKFIALVLQFVSQRQRPVRGRTSKLLLDYIRTFPCKTSLTAAGCYLCPATGSRGTKILVCCSVDCPLPSKTVPTCIHSVGERKWYVPCELEQIISDGKLNSDHFVPDASDVYFLDSSSDTVLTEAKRLNIISESTYKNILLLQRDEIKYFKARIEDNVESETQSKDEVEHATTSLSEPLRPGQICYFMNRFLVTWKLSKNIPVSAVPERSYCDWDLGGESWYHHLWSCTLSHDMVVEVRHMIETDWLYLAKLLKCASLDNLQQQRICTACEREQSTEKRNLYLDYLRFSAERALKMLKSTPVAARRSLPVLVNNQGLLLSIPSIGFKNCPCLTVSCVFKPRVPLGGGHSSFMLPVISVK